A stretch of the Mustela lutreola isolate mMusLut2 chromosome 18, mMusLut2.pri, whole genome shotgun sequence genome encodes the following:
- the DDHD2 gene encoding phospholipase DDHD2, whose product MSSVESHQEQLSQSDPSPSPNSCSSFELLDMDTGSLYEPVSPHWFYCKIIDSKETWIPFNSEDSQQLEEAYGSGKDCNGRVVPTDGGRYDVHLGERMRYAVYWDELASEVRRCTWFYKGDKDNKYVPYSESFSQVLEETYMLAVTLDEWKKKLESPNREIIILHNPKLMVHYQPVAGSDEWGSTPTEQGRPRTVKRGVENISVDIHCGEPLQIDHLVFVVHGIGPACDLRFRSIVQCVNDFRSVSLNLLQTHFKKAQENQQIGRVEFLPVNWHSPLHSTGVDVDLQRITLPSINRLRHFTNDTILDVFFYNSPTYCQTIVDTVASEMNRIYTLFLQRNPDFKGGVSIAGHSLGSLILFDILTNQKDSLGDMDSEKDAPNIVMDEGDTLTLEEDLKKLQLSEFYNLFEKEKVDKEALALCTDKDLQEMGIPLGPRKKILHYFRTRKNLMGINRPTLQPASGVTISDILKEPGFCSKTNATGNGDYLDVGIGQVSVKYPRLIYKPEIFFAFGSPIGMFLTVRGLKRIDPNYKFPTCKGFFNIYHPFDPVAYRIEPMVVPGVEFEPMLIPHHKGRKRMHLELREGLTRMSMDLKNNLLGSLRMAWKSFTRAPYPALQASETTEETEAESESSSEKLSDVNTEETPVTVKEEVPPINVGMLNGGQRIDYVLQEKPIESFNEYLFALQSHLCYWESEDTVLLVLKEIYQTQGIFLDQPLQ is encoded by the exons ATGTCATCAGTGGAATCACACCAGGAACAATTGTCCCAGTCAGATCCATCCCCGTCACCAAACTCATGTAGTTCCTTTGAGCTGCTAGACATGGACACTGGCAGTTTGTATGAGCCAGTTTCTCCTCATTggttttattgtaaaataatagATTCTAAGGAGACATGGATTCCTTTCAACTCTGAGGATTCACAGCAGCTGGAAGAGGCATATGGATCTG GAAAAGATTGTAATGGGAGAGTTGTCCCCACTGATGGGGGCAGATATGATGTGCATTTGGGGGAGAGGATGCGGTATGCTGTATACTGGGATGAGCTAGCGTCAGAAGTGAGACGATGTACCTGGTTTTACAAAGGAGACAAAGATAATAAGTATGTTCCCTACTCAGAGAGCTTCAGCCAAGTATTAGAG GAGACATACATGCTTGCTGTAACTCTGGATGAGTGGAAAAAGAAACTGGAGTCTCCTAACAGAGAAATTATTATATTACACAATCCAAAG cttATGGTGCATTACCAGCCAGTTGCAGGGTCCGATGAATGGGGTTCAACACCCACTGAACAGGGTCGACCAAGGACAGTGAAGAGAGGGGTTGAGAACATTTCTGTTGACATTCATTGTG GAGAACCTTTACAAATAGATCACTTGGTTTTTGTAGTCCATGGGATTGGACCAGCTTGTGATCTCCGCTTTCGAAGCATTGTACAGTGTG TTAACGATTTTCGCAGTGTTTCCTTGAACCTGCTGCAGACACATTTTAAGAAAGCCCAAGAAAATCAGCAGATTGGAAGGGTAGAATTTCTTCCAGTCAACTGGCATAGTCCTTTGCATTCTACTGGTGTGGATGT agatcTGCAGCGAATAACTCTGCCCAGCATTAACCGCCTAAGGCACTTCACCAATGACACaattctggatgtcttcttctaTAATAGCCCCACCTACTGTCAGACTATCGTGGACACAGTTGCTTCTGAAATGAACCGAATATATACACTTTTTCTTCAGAGGAACCCTGATTTCAAAGGGGGTGTATCCATTGCTGGTCATAGTTTAG gtTCACTTATACTATTTGATATACTAACAAATCAGAAAGATTCTTTGGGGGATATGGACAGTGAAAAG gatGCACCAAATATTGTCATGGATGAAGGAGACACACTGACGCTAGAGGAAGATTTGAAGAAACTTCAACTCTCTGAATTCTATAATCTCTTTGAGAAGGAGAAAGTAGATAAGGAAGCGCtg GCTTTATGTACTGACAAAGATCTTCAAGAAATGGGAATTCCCTTAGGACCAAGAAAGAAGATATTACACTACTTTAGGACCAGAAAAAATTTAATG ggTATTAATAGACCAACCCTGCAGCCAGCTTCAGGGGTGACCATATCTGACATCCTCAAAGAACCAGGCTTCTGCAGTAAAACCAACGCTACTGGAAATGGTGACTATCTGGATGTTGGCATTGGGCAG gTGTCTGTAAAATACCCCCGGCTCATCTACAAACCAGAAATATTCTTTGCCTTTGGATCTCCCATTGGAATGTTCCTTACTGTCCGAGGACTAAAAAGAATCGATCCCAACTATAAATTTCCAACATGCAAAGGTTTTTTCAATATCTATCACCCT TTTGATCCCGTGGCCTATAGGATTGAACCGATGGTGGTTCCAGGAGTGGAATTTGAGCCAATGCTAATCCCACATCATAAGGGCAGGAAGCGAATGCACTTGG AATTGAGAGAGGGTTTGACCAGGATGAGTATGGACCTTAAGAACAACTTGCTAGGTTCACTGCGGATGGCCTGGAAGTCTTTCACCAGAGCTCCATACCCTGCCTTACAGGCTTCAGAAACtacagaagaaactgaagcagaatCTGAATCAAGTTCAGAGAAGCTGAGTG ATGTTAACACAGAAGAGACCCCTGTGACAGTTAAAGAAGAAGTCCCACCCATCAATGTGGGAATGCTGAATGGAGGCCAGCGCATTGACTATGTGCTACAAGAGAAGCCCATTGAaagttttaatgaatatttatttgctttacaAAGCCATCTATGCTATTG GGAGTCTGAAGATACGGTATTGCTGGTCCTCAAAGAAATCTACCAAACCCAGGGCATCTTCCTTGATCAGCCTTTACAGTAA